A window of Sphingobacterium kitahiroshimense genomic DNA:
AATTATAATTCAATATCAATTGGCGCATTTCTTTGTAGAATTGCGCCAATTTTTTTAGATCCATCAATGGATATTAACGCTATTTTTACATTGATATATCGTTCAGCATAACACGGACTGCCGATATTAACCTACTGCTTATAACAATGAATTATTTAATTGTCCTTATCATATTATTTGTTCTGGAGCTTCTTTATTTTAAAGTCGCCGACCGTTTTAATATTATTGATAAACCAAATGAGCGCTCATCGCATAGTACAGTGACTTTGCGTGGTGGTGGCATCATTTTTTATTTTGGTGCATTCATCTACTTTATCCTGTCAGGTTTTCAATATCCTTACTTTTTCTTGGGTCTAACGTTAATGACTGCAGTCTCTTTTTTGGACGATGTATTTACATTGTCCAACAAAATTCGTTTGGTTATTCATTTTAGTTCTGTCCTATTGATGACCTATCAATTGGACCTCTTCAGTATGCCCTGGTACTATCTGCTGATTACTTTTATTATTGTCGTCGGTGTTATCAATGCCTATAATTTTATGGACGGCATAAATGGCATTACCGCTTGCTATAGCTTGGCTGTCGGGGCGCTATTAATGATTGTCAATCATCAGCTCAATTTTATCCAACAAGATTTACTTTCGTATACGTTACTTGGTGTATTGGTCTTTGCATTTTTTAATTTCCGAAACAAAGCAAAATGTTTTGCAGGAGATGTGGGGGCGGTTGCGATTGCTTTTGTTCTGTTATTTGCACTTGGTGCTTTAATTATCCAAACCGGAAATTTGATCTATATCTTATTTTTGTCAGTATATGGTATTGATGCCGTCTGGACAATCGTACGTCGCTTATTGCGTAAAGAAAATATCTTTGAAGCCCATCGATCGCATCTGTATCAATTTTTAGGGAATGAAGCTAAGGTGAATAAATTGGTGATTTCTTTCTGTTATGGATTGATCCAGTTACTAATCGGATTATTAGTAATCCAATTTTCGGATCAGGAAGCAATGGTTCAAATTATATTTGCAGTGAGTTTATTAGTGGGGTTGAGCGCCATTTATCTGATATTAAAAACTTACATCATCAAAAAATATGTTCATTAATATGATACAAACTATACAAGGAGGAATAGCCCAGGATCAACGTGGACAGATTCGTTTTGTTAATGACTTTGATATGTCTCTGGTAAAGCGGTTTTATATGATCAAAAATGCCGATGTTGAACTGGTTCGAGGTTGGCGTGCCCATCGCATCGAACAGCGCTGGTTCTATGTCGTCGCTGGTGCTTTTGAAGTTGATCTGATTCAAATCGATAGCTGGGACAAGCCTGCACATGATCTTCCTGTTGAGAGAATAAAATTAGCAGCTACTGCCATGCAAGTTTTGCACGTGCCTAAAGGATATGGTACTGCTTTTCGTGCCCTACAGCCCGACAGTGAGTTACTGGTATTTGCCGATCATGGAATTGAGCATGCGCCATTAGATGACCACACTTGGCCCTTGGAATATTTTGTAGGAAGGTTAGACTGTTAGTTAGTTAGTTAGTTAGTTAGTTAGTTAGTTAGTTAGTTAGTTAGTTAGTTAGTTAGTTAGTTAGTTAGTTAGACCATTCTCACTTTCTAACTTCAATATTAATCGTTATCTATTCCCAGAAATTTGGAATAGGTATGAACGATAGGAAAAAAGAGTACTTCCTGCGGAGCATATCTTAAATAGCGTTTAAAATTTAACCACATTCGATATGCTCCTTCCGGATGGACGGATATTACGGATATTTTTCCACCTTCAAAGCGCTCATCATGCTGTCCAAAATTTCCGGAATACCAAATTTCGTCCATCATCCAGCCTGCATCGCAGTTATCGGGATATGGAAAGGGTAGTGATTCTTTAGGTAGACCTAAATAGTTTACCAAAATCTGGTGTAGTAGATGTGTCCAGTCCAATATTCCGGCAGCTCGATAAATGTTTTTTAATGCTTGCGGATCGATCTGTGTTGATACATGTGCATATAAGCGCGCAGAGTCACATAATTGCCTTAGTCCAATACCAAATGTGATCAAGTGTTTTAAAATATGTGCATTCACCTGTAGCAATTGTAATTCTGGAGCGAGTAATTTAATCGAAGTAGCATTGATGGTCAGCTCTTGTTGCTGGTTTTTATAACTATTTTCAAGCTTTTTCAACAAATTGCTTTTGAGAGGACTGCGGATATCAAAAAGCTTTTTATGATGCTCAATATGGATACCTTTCCAATCATAATCTAAACTAAATCCTGCTGTATCTTGAAATTCTACTTTTTTGTCTTTCAGTATTTCCCGTGCTTGTGCATAACCTTGATCTTCGAAATACCAGTCGATATCTCCTGAAATACGATGCTGAGGGACTTTATAGCACGCTGCAACGCCTTGCCCTTTTTGCAGAATAGGTTTAAGGCCTTGTTTGGTAAATGACGTATATTGCGCGGCAATCACTTCATTCATTTTGCTATTGTGACGTTCTATTTGATCGACCCTAACTGTCCATTTTATTCTTAATGACTGCGGAGGTAGCTGATCCTCTTCTAAATAAGAAAAGCTATCATATATAAGACCTTCTAAGGTATGATTAATGGCATACGCTCGGATTTTTATCCAATCCGCCTCAGCTAATGGCTGCGATAACAAAAGTGTTTCTTTACCCCATAGTCCGATACGTAATAACTGAAAAAAAATATCCTTATGTCGAATGTCCATATTTTCTTTTTTATATTTATAGATCAAAAATAGCTTTTTTTAGGGATTATTATGCTTTACAAGGTTGGATATATTGGTTCAATATTGAAATTTAATAAGCGGTAATCATGTATATGGCTCAAAAATTGCTATGAACCTCCATGAAAAACAGAGTTTGGTCTGCATCCAATTTTTGCAATTGCAACAACAATGTGACCTAAAATTTCGTTTCTAATAACAAATCAACTTATACAATGAAAAAACTATTTTTTACCCTTATTATGTCTGGCTGTCTTGCGACTGCTTCAGCCCAGTTTTCCCGTCCTATCAGTATAGGTGCTGGTGCAGGAGTTTCTTTTGGCTTGACAGATCTGAAGAATTCAAAAGTAAATTTTGCATGGTACGGAGAAGGGGATTATTTATTAACCCCATTTGTATCTGTCGGATTGCAGGCTCAGAAAGGTGAATTGACGGGTAACAGTGGCGATAATTCGTTTAAGAATAGCTATTATGCAGGTAACGTGAACGCAAAGTTAAGATTAGGTCAATTTATGGATCTGCCCGATAATTATAGCTATTATACTTTAGGAGCGAGTACGTTTCAACGTATTTTATCTAATGTTTATATCGGAGCTGGCGCTGGATTAATGAAAAATCGGATTTCAACTGATTTTACAACGACCTACAGAGATGCTGTCGTGAATATTGGAGGAGAAATTGCAGATGATCGTTCTGGCATTCATTTCGTCGTTCCATTAAATATTGGTGTAGATATTCCTTTTGGACGTACCTTATATGGTCCAAAATGGGCAGTAAATGTAAACTACCAACACGGTCTTAGTTTTAATGATAATCTGGATGGCGTCATGAATAAAAATAATGATCAATATGGCGTTATGACTGTTGGTGTGAAATATGCCTTTTTCAACCGTAACTAATTTGATAATAAAACATACTCTTCTATAAATAATAACAACCGCAATTATGATTAAAATGAGAAAACACTATCCGACATTTACATTCGGGCTGTTTATTTTAGCAGTTTTAGTGTCTATGCAGGCTTGTAAATCAAGCTCATCCATATATAAAGCACCGAAAGTTTCCGCATTCCGTGCAGGCGAAATGCCAGCGCCTCCGGGAATGGTTTATGTACCTTCTGGAACGATACTTTTTAAAAGCTCCCTTGACACTGCTGATACAGGTAAAAACGTAAGCTTAAGTGCTTTTTTTATCGACGAAACAGAAGTGACCAATAAACAATACCGTGAATTTATCAATTGGGTAGCAGATTCGATTGCCGTAACGGATTACTTACAGGATGATCAGTACTTTTTAGAGACTGGTGAACAAGGAACTGAGAGAAGAATTAATTGGAAAAAGGTAAAGAAAGCTTCTCCAATTTGGAAAAGCAATGATCCCACTATCCGTGAGCGCTTAGCGCCAATGATCGAAATGAGAGGTTCTCAGCGCACTTTAAATCCAGAGGTATTACGCTACCGTTTTTCTTATCAAAAGACAAAAGGGAACATTAAAAAGGTCTATGTGACCGATACGGTTCCAGTGATGCCGGTTGAAGAAATCTGGTCTTCTGATTTTCCAAATGCACAACTCGCTTCCCTTGATGTCAATTATTTTACACATCAATCTTTTGATTATTACCCGGTAGTGGGTGTCACTTGGAGACAGGCACGTGCATTTACTGACTGGAGAGGTAAAGAAATTATGGCAACTTTAATGAAAAACTCGTATTTGAGCGGTTACCAATTGACTTTAAGTCTTCCTACGGAAGCGCAATGGCAATATGCCGCTGAAGGTAAATTGGACCCCCGTGATACTTCGTCAACGAAACGCATGACAATCGATGGATCTGAAGGTAAAGAAAAGCTTGCAGTAAACTTTAAGCAGGGGGATGGTACCTATTCTCGTGATGGAGCAACTTTCACCCTTCCGGTAAAGTCTTATACGCCAAATGCTTTTGGAATCTATAATATGGCCGGTAATGTTTCGGAATGGACATTAGATGCTTTCAGTCCTTCTGCAATGGTTTTTGTAAACGATTTAAATCCTGCTCTTTTATATGATGCAGATGAGAAAGATGCTGATGCACTGAAAAGAAAGGTCGTACGTGGTGGTTCATGGAAAGATAATGGTGAGCAATTGAATACCGATACCCGTAACTATTCAGTGGACTATGAACCGCATTCATACATCGGTTTCCGTTGCGTGATGTCGGCATTTGAGATGCCAACGATCCAAAGTAAGACTAGAAAATTTTAAAATATAAATTCAGATGAAGATATTTATAACAATGGCAATGGCTTTAGGATTTATACCGGTCTTTGCGCAACAAGAAATACCGGATAGTTTGAAATCGCAACAGGTTACAACTGCCGTACAAGGAGAAGTTTTAATGGATACCATACCGACAACGGATGGTTTTTATCAGGCCAATAACCTGGAAGATGCGGTTCCTTTCGCTTATCCGGAAATTAACATGAAAAATATTCGCTTTTATAAGCGAGTGTGGCGTGATATTGATCTGAAAGATGAAAAAAATGCATTACTTGCTACTCCTGGTAATTCATTAATGGAGATCATTATGAAATCTATCGAAACGGGCAAGTTATCCCTATATAGTCCTGATGATGATTCTTTTAAAGGAAGAATGAGTGCCAACGAAGGTATGGCCCGTTTTACGGATAGTGTATTGGTTCCAATTTTTGATGATGAAGGAAACCAGATCGATTCAAAGATGACTTTAAATGAATTTGATCCGACCCGCGTAACGAAATTCCGCATTAAAGAAGATATCTTTTTTGATAAACAGCGTAGCCGTTTGGAAAGCCGTATTATCGGCGTAGCTCCGCTAATGAATATCACAACTTCGGCTGAACTTGCGGAATCGGTCGGTTCTACTCCTGCATTTTGGTTGTATTTCCCGCAGTTACGTTACAGTCTGGTTAAAGTTGATATTACAGATCCGGATAAGGGTCTATACGATATGACGATGGATGATTTATTCGTTCAAAAGAAATATGCAAGTACCATCATCCGTGAATCATCTGCCGGAGCTTTAAAATTAGGTGATGAAGCACAGCAGGCGCAAGATGCGCAACAGATCGAACAAAAGATCGATGCATATAAAAAGAAACTGTGGACAAGCCCTAAGGGGGTGAAAGAAGAAAACTTGGAAGAGTTTATTCCCAATGCTCAGAAACAGAAAAAAGTAAAGAAAAAATAGGCTTAGCTTAATACTAAAAACATAAAAAAAGCATTCTCAATTTTTGAGAATGCTTTTTTTATGTCTTGTATTTAACGTTGTCTGACATATTTTGGTTTTTTCAAGATGTTGCGTAATTCCTCTTCGGTATAGTGCCGTTGACCTTTGGCATTTAATTCAAAACCGCAAACCAGACGGAGGCCGCCCATGCAATGAAACCGCTTTTCATAAACTTCCCTGGAGTATCCTGTCAGTTCTAGCAGCTTACTACGCGGGATACCATTTTCAAAACCATGCAGAATACTTGCTGTCTTGTAAAGCTCTGCCAATTGTTTTTTACTGAGCTTACAGCGCTGAGGGGTTTTATGGGCTGGTGTCTGACCGATGGAATGAATAAAATCATTTAAACGTTGATTAAGCTTCCAGGTCATAGCACCTGAAGTTGCACCCATTTTAGCTTCTAGTTCTTTTACTGTGGGCGTTCTTCCTAATTTCTTGGCCAATAGAAGGTAATGATCTTTTATACTGAATTTCGTTAATGGGATTTTCGTCCCAGCCATATAGCATAAGTTATTCCACCCAAATTTTTCCTTCACGTACCATGCCGAAGGATAGTTTTCTGGTTTTAAACGTTGATAATCTTTTATATATTTAATCCGATGCTTTTTGATCAGTTTAATAACCTTTTCTTTTGCTTCTGATTCGGTCAGCGTAGTGATCCTGAAGTATGGTGGTAATCCAACGTATTCCAATACATCAGCCCAGGTGCTGACATTGAAATGGGTCAAATAAGACCGATCATTATAAAGTCCATTACTTTTTAGACATTCTGAGATCGCAGGCGACCGCTGGTGTTTGATGTAATACCGGACTAAGGAGTTTTTTAGTTTCCCTTTCGAAGGGATACGTCTATCATTTGCATCATATCCTGCTGCAATGATAAATTTATTCCAGGATCCAAAATATTTATGGATGCTTCCCGATTTTGAAGAAAATTCTCTGCGCATGGGAATGCGCTTATTCGTTTGATAGAAATCATGTAATTGGGCCAATAGTTCAGCTTTGACGATAGCTTCTGTTTTTTTTACGTTAGGCTGTAGCCCTGCGGCTGCAATAAAATTGTTCCAGGTGCCAAAATAACGGCGGCTCATCGTATTGAGGTTTTCCATTTCACGACGTACGGGAGTTCTTCCGTTTTTAGTGTAAAATTCGTTCACGATCGAAAAAGCTTCTGCGATGATTTCTTCTTGTGTTGGATTCAAATCGTACTGAAAATATTAGTTGATAGAATAAGTTCATAAATGCGAATATTAAAGATAATATTTTTCTTTATTAAAATGAAATGTTGCTGTGGAATGATGAGAAGGTTAGAAAGTTAGAAGGTTAGTTGGTTACTCTATAGTAATTAGATTATAGTATTTAGTAATTAGACAAGGTTGACTTTTTCTTTACGGCAAAGTTGAGATGATTAAAAGGTGAGGTAGTTAGAAGATCAAACGCAGGCTTTTTTTTGATTGCATGCATTATGGCTCCGTGGCCAGCGGTGGTTGAACAGACGATCCAAAATCTAAATACCACTATTGGACACCTGAATGACACCATCGACCGGCTATTGAAAGAAAATCACCTTTTAAAAGACCGTAAAAAGAACAGCGGTAATAGTTCGGTTGGTATATTATAGGATTAGAAGAAAACATCGTGGTAGCTGAGATTGGATACCGGATTAAAAATTATATGATTTTTTTCCAAAAGTTGAGCAGACCTCTACATGCTGTATGTTCAAGATCAAAACTAGTTGGTATCTCATCCCATCCACTCCAATAGGAGACAATTCGGGTTCCTATTGGTAATTGTCTAAGTTGTTGTCTAAGGTATTCGGTATATGAATAATAGAGTTCTTGGTTTGGTACTATCGAATTATCTATCGGACAACTTGTATCTATATTTTCATAGAAAGAATTGTAAAAATAAAATGCATCATAATCAGAAAAAGTGATTTGATCAATATTGGCATGAATAAATTCTACGTTATTTATTTGATGTTTTTGGGCTATCTCAGTAGAAATTTCAACAAGTGATTCCCGCTGTTCAACGCCATAAAAAATACCTTCCGTACATGTAGCACCCACAAGACAAAATTTACCAGCACCAGCACCAATGTCCAGTATCTTATCATTGGGATGTTGAACTAAATAGGTGGCAGCCATCTTTGCGACATCGACAGGAGTCCAGTGACGGTGTCCCAATATTTTTATATTTGAAGGATACAAATCGT
This region includes:
- a CDS encoding MraY family glycosyltransferase, translated to MNYLIVLIILFVLELLYFKVADRFNIIDKPNERSSHSTVTLRGGGIIFYFGAFIYFILSGFQYPYFFLGLTLMTAVSFLDDVFTLSNKIRLVIHFSSVLLMTYQLDLFSMPWYYLLITFIIVVGVINAYNFMDGINGITACYSLAVGALLMIVNHQLNFIQQDLLSYTLLGVLVFAFFNFRNKAKCFAGDVGAVAIAFVLLFALGALIIQTGNLIYILFLSVYGIDAVWTIVRRLLRKENIFEAHRSHLYQFLGNEAKVNKLVISFCYGLIQLLIGLLVIQFSDQEAMVQIIFAVSLLVGLSAIYLILKTYIIKKYVH
- a CDS encoding SlyX family protein is translated as MAPWPAVVEQTIQNLNTTIGHLNDTIDRLLKENHLLKDRKKNSGNSSVGIL
- a CDS encoding methyltransferase domain-containing protein; amino-acid sequence: MIFKALRSNIRVDDSTFDDLYPSNIKILGHRHWTPVDVAKMAATYLVQHPNDKILDIGAGAGKFCLVGATCTEGIFYGVEQRESLVEISTEIAQKHQINNVEFIHANIDQITFSDYDAFYFYNSFYENIDTSCPIDNSIVPNQELYYSYTEYLRQQLRQLPIGTRIVSYWSGWDEIPTSFDLEHTACRGLLNFWKKII
- a CDS encoding nucleotidyltransferase family protein; amino-acid sequence: MDIRHKDIFFQLLRIGLWGKETLLLSQPLAEADWIKIRAYAINHTLEGLIYDSFSYLEEDQLPPQSLRIKWTVRVDQIERHNSKMNEVIAAQYTSFTKQGLKPILQKGQGVAACYKVPQHRISGDIDWYFEDQGYAQAREILKDKKVEFQDTAGFSLDYDWKGIHIEHHKKLFDIRSPLKSNLLKKLENSYKNQQQELTINATSIKLLAPELQLLQVNAHILKHLITFGIGLRQLCDSARLYAHVSTQIDPQALKNIYRAAGILDWTHLLHQILVNYLGLPKESLPFPYPDNCDAGWMMDEIWYSGNFGQHDERFEGGKISVISVHPEGAYRMWLNFKRYLRYAPQEVLFFPIVHTYSKFLGIDND
- a CDS encoding WxcM-like domain-containing protein; amino-acid sequence: MIQTIQGGIAQDQRGQIRFVNDFDMSLVKRFYMIKNADVELVRGWRAHRIEQRWFYVVAGAFEVDLIQIDSWDKPAHDLPVERIKLAATAMQVLHVPKGYGTAFRALQPDSELLVFADHGIEHAPLDDHTWPLEYFVGRLDC
- a CDS encoding homing endonuclease associated repeat-containing protein; the encoded protein is MNPTQEEIIAEAFSIVNEFYTKNGRTPVRREMENLNTMSRRYFGTWNNFIAAAGLQPNVKKTEAIVKAELLAQLHDFYQTNKRIPMRREFSSKSGSIHKYFGSWNKFIIAAGYDANDRRIPSKGKLKNSLVRYYIKHQRSPAISECLKSNGLYNDRSYLTHFNVSTWADVLEYVGLPPYFRITTLTESEAKEKVIKLIKKHRIKYIKDYQRLKPENYPSAWYVKEKFGWNNLCYMAGTKIPLTKFSIKDHYLLLAKKLGRTPTVKELEAKMGATSGAMTWKLNQRLNDFIHSIGQTPAHKTPQRCKLSKKQLAELYKTASILHGFENGIPRSKLLELTGYSREVYEKRFHCMGGLRLVCGFELNAKGQRHYTEEELRNILKKPKYVRQR
- a CDS encoding SUMF1/EgtB/PvdO family nonheme iron enzyme, which translates into the protein MRKHYPTFTFGLFILAVLVSMQACKSSSSIYKAPKVSAFRAGEMPAPPGMVYVPSGTILFKSSLDTADTGKNVSLSAFFIDETEVTNKQYREFINWVADSIAVTDYLQDDQYFLETGEQGTERRINWKKVKKASPIWKSNDPTIRERLAPMIEMRGSQRTLNPEVLRYRFSYQKTKGNIKKVYVTDTVPVMPVEEIWSSDFPNAQLASLDVNYFTHQSFDYYPVVGVTWRQARAFTDWRGKEIMATLMKNSYLSGYQLTLSLPTEAQWQYAAEGKLDPRDTSSTKRMTIDGSEGKEKLAVNFKQGDGTYSRDGATFTLPVKSYTPNAFGIYNMAGNVSEWTLDAFSPSAMVFVNDLNPALLYDADEKDADALKRKVVRGGSWKDNGEQLNTDTRNYSVDYEPHSYIGFRCVMSAFEMPTIQSKTRKF
- the gldN gene encoding gliding motility protein GldN, giving the protein MKIFITMAMALGFIPVFAQQEIPDSLKSQQVTTAVQGEVLMDTIPTTDGFYQANNLEDAVPFAYPEINMKNIRFYKRVWRDIDLKDEKNALLATPGNSLMEIIMKSIETGKLSLYSPDDDSFKGRMSANEGMARFTDSVLVPIFDDEGNQIDSKMTLNEFDPTRVTKFRIKEDIFFDKQRSRLESRIIGVAPLMNITTSAELAESVGSTPAFWLYFPQLRYSLVKVDITDPDKGLYDMTMDDLFVQKKYASTIIRESSAGALKLGDEAQQAQDAQQIEQKIDAYKKKLWTSPKGVKEENLEEFIPNAQKQKKVKKK
- a CDS encoding outer membrane beta-barrel protein; translation: MKKLFFTLIMSGCLATASAQFSRPISIGAGAGVSFGLTDLKNSKVNFAWYGEGDYLLTPFVSVGLQAQKGELTGNSGDNSFKNSYYAGNVNAKLRLGQFMDLPDNYSYYTLGASTFQRILSNVYIGAGAGLMKNRISTDFTTTYRDAVVNIGGEIADDRSGIHFVVPLNIGVDIPFGRTLYGPKWAVNVNYQHGLSFNDNLDGVMNKNNDQYGVMTVGVKYAFFNRN